In Microbacterium laevaniformans, a single window of DNA contains:
- a CDS encoding pyridoxal-phosphate-dependent aminotransferase family protein, which yields MSSTSSPGPTNLPGPIAPPARLLMGPGPISAYPSVLTAMSAPLVGQYDPFMTATMTETQELYRGVWSTRNEATLLVDGTSRAGIEAAIVSLVKPGDRVLVPVFGRFGHLLAEIAERALAEVHTIETDWGQVFPASVIEEAIVRVKPTLLALVQGDTSTTMLQPLEDIGEICRRNGVLFYTDATASLGGNAFEADAWGLDAATAGLQKCLGGPSGSSPITLSARAVEVIRSRKKVEAGIREPGDESSADFVRSNYFDLGQILDYWGPRRLNHHTEATSMLYGARECARLLLIEGRDAVIARHELAGRAMLAGVEALGSVVFGDVAHKMSNVVAVEIPEGVPGDAARSALLEDFGIEIGTSFGPLHGKVWRIGTMGYNARKDAVLTTLAALESVLRRFGAAVPAGGGVEAAADVFAAAPVALHAPRTGAAVAVSAETP from the coding sequence ATGAGCAGCACCTCCTCGCCCGGCCCGACGAACCTTCCCGGCCCGATCGCCCCGCCCGCGCGGCTGCTGATGGGCCCCGGCCCCATCTCGGCCTATCCGAGCGTCCTGACCGCCATGTCGGCGCCGCTCGTCGGCCAGTACGACCCGTTCATGACGGCGACGATGACCGAGACGCAGGAGCTGTATCGCGGAGTGTGGAGCACCCGCAACGAGGCGACCCTGCTGGTCGACGGCACGAGCCGTGCCGGCATCGAGGCGGCGATCGTCTCGCTCGTGAAGCCGGGCGACCGGGTGCTGGTCCCCGTGTTCGGCCGGTTCGGACACCTGCTGGCCGAGATCGCCGAGCGGGCGCTCGCCGAGGTGCACACGATCGAGACCGACTGGGGTCAGGTGTTCCCGGCATCCGTCATCGAGGAGGCGATCGTGCGGGTGAAGCCGACGCTGCTCGCCCTCGTGCAGGGCGATACATCCACCACCATGCTGCAGCCGTTGGAGGACATCGGCGAGATCTGCCGCCGCAACGGCGTGCTGTTCTACACCGACGCCACCGCATCGCTCGGCGGCAACGCCTTCGAGGCCGACGCGTGGGGGCTGGATGCCGCGACCGCCGGACTGCAGAAGTGCTTGGGCGGTCCGAGCGGATCGTCGCCGATCACGCTCAGCGCACGCGCCGTGGAGGTGATCCGCTCGCGGAAGAAGGTCGAGGCGGGCATCCGCGAGCCCGGCGACGAGTCGTCGGCCGATTTCGTGCGCTCGAACTACTTCGACCTGGGGCAGATCCTCGACTACTGGGGTCCGCGCCGACTCAACCACCACACCGAGGCGACGAGCATGCTCTACGGCGCCCGGGAGTGCGCGCGCCTGCTGCTGATCGAAGGCCGGGACGCCGTCATCGCCCGCCATGAGCTGGCGGGACGAGCGATGCTCGCCGGCGTCGAGGCGCTGGGCTCGGTGGTCTTCGGCGACGTCGCCCACAAGATGAGCAACGTCGTCGCCGTCGAGATCCCCGAGGGTGTGCCCGGCGATGCCGCGCGGTCGGCCCTGCTGGAGGACTTCGGCATCGAGATCGGCACCTCGTTCGGCCCGCTGCACGGCAAGGTGTGGCGCATCGGCACCATGGGTTACAACGCCCGGAAGGATGCCGTGCTCACCACCCTCGCCGCCCTCGAGAGCGTGCTGCGCCGGTTCGGGGCCGCGGTTCCGGCCGGTGGGGGCGTCGAGGCCGCCGCGGACGTGTTCGCCGCCGCGCCCGTGGCGCTGCACGCGCCGCGCACCGGTGCGGCCGTCGCCGTGTCCGCGGAGACGCCGTGA
- a CDS encoding AtzH-like domain-containing protein, whose protein sequence is MPDELRAAFEGYERAILTNDLDALDAAFAPGDRTLRGDGAGLLVGHDAISAFRGARGGVSARTIERVEYRPLAEGVALIVAVSRFAAGGTGLQTQVWQLIDGRWLITAAHVTPRSVAFDRSIWRTVGDPLYQGAWEGPLSGLTVAVKDLFAIKGYRIGAGNPTYLDSARAETTSAPAVGDLLCGGASLRGIARTDEFAYSIAGDNAHYGTPPNAAVPGALPGGSSSGPASAVALGHADIALATDTAGSVRVPASYQGLWGLRTTHDLVPRQGLLPLAQSFDTVGWLARDGATLQAVADWCLSYDGSDSTDSVFGASAADLPWRFRVPTEALAAAEPATRAAFEELIAASALPIEQVSLGDLDDYLVPFRTVQGAEAWRNNGDWLRAHPGSTGPAVAARFRAAAAVTAADESAARAALEPLRDTLHALVRDAVLLLPTVPGPAPSRSATGAQVDAVRTDTLRLTTPAAVGGLPALSVPLLTVDAAGGPAPVGVCLVSRAGTDIALVRLGRALHARITETESV, encoded by the coding sequence ATGCCCGACGAGCTGCGCGCGGCGTTCGAGGGGTACGAGCGGGCGATCCTGACGAATGACCTCGACGCCCTGGATGCCGCGTTCGCTCCCGGTGACCGCACGCTCCGCGGCGATGGCGCGGGGCTGCTGGTCGGACACGACGCGATCAGCGCGTTCCGCGGCGCTCGCGGCGGGGTGTCGGCTCGCACCATCGAGCGCGTCGAGTACCGGCCGCTCGCCGAGGGGGTGGCGCTCATCGTCGCCGTCTCCCGGTTCGCTGCCGGCGGCACCGGTCTGCAGACCCAGGTGTGGCAGCTGATCGACGGGCGGTGGCTCATCACGGCCGCGCACGTCACCCCCCGCTCGGTGGCCTTCGACCGTTCGATTTGGCGGACTGTCGGCGACCCGCTCTACCAGGGCGCATGGGAGGGGCCGCTGTCCGGCCTCACGGTCGCCGTGAAGGATCTCTTCGCGATCAAGGGCTATCGCATCGGTGCGGGAAACCCGACCTACCTCGACTCCGCCCGCGCCGAGACCACCAGCGCCCCCGCGGTGGGCGACCTGCTGTGCGGCGGAGCGTCGCTGCGGGGCATCGCCCGCACCGACGAATTCGCGTACTCGATCGCGGGTGACAACGCGCACTACGGCACCCCGCCGAACGCCGCGGTGCCGGGCGCCCTGCCGGGCGGCTCGTCGAGCGGACCGGCATCCGCCGTCGCGCTCGGCCACGCCGACATCGCCCTCGCGACCGACACCGCCGGCTCCGTGCGCGTGCCGGCGTCGTATCAGGGCCTGTGGGGCCTGCGGACGACGCACGATCTCGTGCCGCGGCAGGGGCTGCTGCCTCTCGCGCAGAGCTTCGACACGGTCGGCTGGCTCGCCCGCGACGGCGCGACGCTGCAGGCGGTCGCCGACTGGTGTCTGAGCTACGACGGCTCCGACTCGACCGACTCCGTCTTCGGGGCCTCCGCCGCCGACCTCCCGTGGCGGTTCCGGGTGCCGACCGAGGCGCTCGCCGCCGCCGAGCCGGCCACGCGCGCGGCGTTCGAGGAGCTGATCGCGGCATCCGCTCTGCCGATCGAGCAGGTCTCGCTCGGCGACCTCGACGACTATCTCGTGCCGTTCCGGACGGTGCAGGGTGCGGAGGCCTGGCGCAACAACGGCGACTGGCTGCGCGCGCACCCCGGCTCGACCGGACCTGCCGTGGCCGCGCGCTTCCGCGCCGCTGCCGCGGTCACCGCCGCCGACGAGTCCGCCGCCCGAGCCGCCCTGGAACCCCTCCGCGACACGTTGCACGCGCTCGTCCGCGACGCCGTGCTGCTGCTGCCGACGGTGCCCGGGCCGGCGCCCTCACGCTCGGCCACGGGTGCGCAGGTGGATGCCGTGCGCACCGACACCCTCCGCCTGACGACCCCGGCCGCCGTCGGCGGCCTGCCCGCCCTGTCGGTGCCCCTGCTCACCGTCGATGCTGCGGGCGGCCCCGCACCGGTCGGCGTCTGCCTCGTCTCGCGCGCCGGCACCGACATCGCCCTCGTGCGCCTCGGCCGTGCCCTCCACGCCCGCATCACCGAAACGGAATCCGTATGA
- a CDS encoding acetamidase/formamidase family protein, whose translation MTETIDILQPGSGRIAGAHYLAASPETVLWGRLPCAVDAPVLTIAAGATVTIDTVSHEGILPDQGQDPLGYFTGHGVPAAHVLTDAIEIAATVARDAALDGPHVVTGPIFVEGAEVGDLLKITVVDLAPRVPYGVISNRHGKGALVGVLPRGPENVSVFTPVSDGRGILPLVDGGERVVRFPLAPFLGTMGVAVAGDERPHSVPPGAHGGNIDINLLVEGAVLYLPVQVAGALAYVGDPHFAQGDGEVALTALEASLRATLRFDVVPRAEAFAAFGEVTGPLVRTDEYLVPTGLDVDLDEAMRKAVRAALDLLQARYGMAEHLAYAYLSAATDFDISQVVDIVCGVHARIREADFAAVRPARLVAEDAS comes from the coding sequence ATGACCGAGACCATCGACATCCTGCAGCCCGGATCGGGCCGCATCGCCGGCGCGCACTACCTCGCGGCATCCCCCGAGACGGTGCTCTGGGGGCGGCTGCCGTGCGCCGTCGATGCGCCCGTGCTGACGATCGCCGCCGGCGCGACGGTGACGATCGACACCGTCAGCCACGAGGGCATCCTGCCCGACCAGGGCCAGGACCCCCTCGGGTATTTCACCGGTCACGGCGTCCCCGCGGCGCACGTGCTCACCGACGCGATCGAGATCGCCGCGACGGTCGCCCGCGACGCCGCGCTCGACGGGCCGCACGTCGTGACGGGGCCGATCTTCGTCGAGGGCGCAGAGGTCGGAGACCTGCTGAAGATCACCGTCGTCGATCTCGCGCCGCGCGTGCCGTACGGGGTCATCTCCAACCGGCACGGCAAGGGCGCGCTCGTCGGGGTGCTGCCGCGCGGGCCCGAGAACGTCAGCGTGTTCACGCCGGTGTCGGACGGTCGCGGCATCCTGCCCCTCGTCGACGGGGGCGAGCGCGTCGTGCGATTCCCGCTCGCGCCGTTCCTCGGCACGATGGGCGTCGCCGTCGCGGGCGACGAGCGCCCCCACTCGGTGCCCCCGGGGGCGCACGGCGGCAACATCGACATCAACCTGCTCGTGGAAGGGGCGGTGCTGTACCTGCCGGTGCAGGTGGCCGGCGCGCTGGCGTACGTCGGCGATCCGCACTTCGCGCAGGGCGACGGCGAGGTCGCGCTGACAGCACTCGAGGCGTCGCTGCGCGCGACGCTGCGCTTCGACGTGGTGCCGCGCGCGGAGGCGTTCGCTGCGTTCGGGGAGGTGACCGGCCCGCTCGTCCGCACCGACGAGTACCTGGTGCCGACGGGGCTCGACGTCGACCTCGACGAGGCGATGCGCAAGGCCGTGCGCGCCGCGCTCGACCTGTTGCAGGCCCGGTACGGCATGGCCGAGCACCTGGCCTACGCGTACCTGTCGGCCGCCACCGACTTCGACATCTCGCAGGTCGTCGACATCGTCTGCGGCGTGCATGCGCGCATCCGCGAGGCGGACTTCGCCGCCGTCCGCCCGGCCCGGTTGGTCGCCGAGGACGCCTCGTGA
- the allB gene encoding allantoinase AllB gives MADVSVIRAERAWIDGAFRPAEVRIVDGVIAEVTLPGRSAEADAAASSDLHVLGADEVLLPGLVDSHVHLDEPGRTDWEGFATGTAAAAAGGITTVFDMPLNSVPVTTTPEALAAKRAAAAGKLAVDVGYWGGAVPENLGRLRHLAGAGVVGFKCFLVPSGIDEFGHLDRAGLHAALTEIAAFDGLLIAHAEDEAHLHEAAVDVGAGPAGELGRHYDTFLRSRPPVSEEAAIGAVIDAARATGARAHIVHVADGQALDAIRAAKADGIRLTVETCPHYLTLSAEEVPDGASAFKCCPPIRGRANQDLLWEGVLDGTIDAIVSDHSPATLALKTAGGGDFGLAWGGIAGVQTGFASVWTEAARRGIPLESLLPLFTTGPARIAGMPGLGVIAPGARANLTVFAPERSWTVDAHRLLYRHKLSPWDGRAMRGGVVTTVVGGTVVYRAGDDDVRARPGIELLAGGADAVADTMREGATS, from the coding sequence GTGGCAGATGTGAGCGTGATCCGCGCCGAACGCGCCTGGATCGACGGGGCGTTCCGCCCCGCCGAGGTGCGGATCGTCGACGGCGTGATCGCCGAGGTCACCCTGCCCGGGCGCTCGGCGGAAGCGGATGCCGCGGCATCCTCCGACCTCCACGTGCTCGGCGCCGACGAGGTGCTGCTGCCGGGACTCGTCGACTCGCACGTGCACCTCGACGAGCCGGGGCGCACCGACTGGGAGGGTTTCGCGACCGGCACCGCCGCGGCCGCAGCGGGCGGCATCACGACCGTGTTCGACATGCCGCTGAACTCGGTGCCCGTCACGACCACGCCCGAGGCGCTCGCCGCCAAGCGGGCCGCGGCCGCGGGCAAGCTCGCGGTCGACGTCGGCTACTGGGGCGGCGCCGTCCCCGAGAACCTCGGCCGCCTGCGCCACCTCGCCGGCGCCGGCGTCGTCGGCTTCAAGTGCTTCCTCGTGCCGAGCGGCATCGACGAGTTCGGCCACCTCGACCGTGCCGGCCTGCACGCCGCGCTCACCGAGATCGCCGCCTTCGACGGCCTGCTCATCGCGCACGCCGAAGACGAGGCACACCTGCACGAGGCCGCCGTCGACGTCGGCGCGGGGCCGGCGGGAGAGCTCGGACGTCACTACGACACGTTTCTGCGCAGCCGCCCGCCGGTGAGCGAAGAGGCGGCGATCGGCGCCGTCATCGACGCGGCCCGCGCCACCGGCGCCCGCGCCCACATCGTGCACGTCGCCGACGGACAGGCGCTCGATGCCATCCGCGCGGCGAAGGCCGACGGCATCCGCCTCACCGTCGAGACCTGCCCGCACTACCTCACCCTGTCCGCAGAAGAGGTGCCCGACGGGGCCAGCGCGTTCAAGTGCTGCCCGCCCATCCGCGGTCGCGCCAACCAGGACCTGCTGTGGGAGGGCGTGCTCGACGGCACGATCGACGCCATCGTCAGCGACCACTCACCCGCCACTCTTGCGCTGAAGACCGCGGGGGGCGGCGATTTCGGCCTGGCATGGGGAGGCATCGCGGGCGTGCAGACCGGGTTCGCCAGCGTCTGGACCGAGGCGGCGCGCCGCGGCATCCCGCTGGAGAGCCTGCTGCCGCTGTTCACGACCGGACCGGCCCGCATCGCCGGGATGCCGGGACTCGGCGTCATCGCGCCGGGGGCGCGAGCGAACCTCACCGTCTTCGCGCCGGAACGGTCGTGGACCGTCGACGCGCACCGCCTGCTCTACCGGCACAAGCTGTCACCGTGGGATGGGCGCGCCATGCGGGGCGGCGTCGTCACCACCGTGGTCGGCGGAACGGTCGTGTACCGGGCGGGCGACGACGACGTGCGGGCCCGGCCGGGGATCGAGCTGCTGGCCGGCGGTGCGGATGCCGTCGCCGACACGATGCGCGAGGGAGCGACATCATGA
- a CDS encoding aspartate/glutamate racemase family protein, whose protein sequence is MRILLINPNTSRAMTATIAAAAREVAGADAEIVAVCPEPGRGPAAVESHVDEVAAAAAVVELVRADLATGGSDAYVLACFGDPGLDAARELVEVPVIGIAEAAMHVAAIAGRRFAIVTTLGRTLGRARDLVARYGMDRACAQYRAVEIPVLALEKPDEHTLARIERECRAALDPPAVGASGASGDPVDAIVLGCAGMADLCAQLSARVDAPVIDGVAAAVGLAIGMARMGVRTGGRGEYAPPPVRKHPRNDASIASDVSSDAAMTPHPQPRAREAMLWQM, encoded by the coding sequence GTGAGGATCCTCCTGATCAACCCCAACACCTCCCGGGCGATGACCGCGACCATTGCGGCCGCCGCTCGGGAGGTGGCGGGGGCGGATGCCGAGATCGTCGCCGTCTGCCCCGAACCCGGTCGGGGACCGGCGGCGGTCGAGAGCCACGTCGACGAGGTGGCGGCGGCCGCGGCCGTCGTGGAGCTCGTCCGCGCGGACCTCGCCACCGGCGGCAGCGACGCGTACGTGCTCGCGTGCTTCGGTGACCCCGGCCTCGACGCGGCGCGCGAACTCGTCGAGGTGCCGGTGATCGGCATCGCGGAAGCCGCCATGCACGTCGCGGCGATCGCGGGGCGCCGTTTCGCGATCGTGACGACGCTGGGACGCACGCTCGGACGGGCCCGCGACCTCGTCGCCCGCTACGGCATGGACCGCGCCTGCGCGCAGTACCGCGCCGTGGAGATCCCCGTGCTCGCCCTCGAGAAGCCCGACGAGCACACCCTGGCCCGCATCGAACGCGAATGCCGGGCCGCGCTTGATCCTCCCGCGGTCGGGGCGTCCGGGGCGTCCGGGGACCCGGTCGATGCGATCGTGCTCGGGTGCGCCGGCATGGCCGATCTCTGCGCGCAGCTGTCGGCGCGTGTCGACGCTCCCGTCATCGACGGGGTCGCCGCCGCCGTGGGGCTCGCGATCGGCATGGCACGCATGGGTGTGCGCACCGGCGGGCGGGGCGAGTACGCGCCCCCGCCCGTGCGGAAACACCCGCGAAACGACGCCTCGATAGCGTCTGACGTGTCTTCGGACGCCGCGATGACGCCGCATCCGCAACCGAGGGCACGAGAGGCGATGCTGTGGCAGATGTGA
- a CDS encoding NCS1 family nucleobase:cation symporter-1, translating to MTSLTPTSTAPSTGVYDIVEAAGMPTGAGNMKPQYDERLANEDLAPLRKQKWSAYNIFAFWMSDVHSVGGYVTAGSLFALGLQSWQVLIALLVGIVIVQYFANLVAKPSQKTGVPYPVVNRAIFGIRGANIPAIIRGLIAIAWYGVQTFLAAESLNIVFLKFIPGSAALLDVSFLGLSALGWISYGILWVAQFLLFWNGMEVIRRFIDFAGPAVYVVMIALAVYLVSQAGWQNISFNLSTKQLDFWSSIPVMCAAIALVVSYFSGPMLNFGDFARYGKSFAAVKRGNFWGLPINFLFFSLLTVITASATVPVFGQLITDPIKTVEAIDGWFAILLGGLTFVTATVGINIVANFISPAFDFSNVAPKKISWRAGGMIAAVGSVFLTPWNWYSNDDAIHYTLGLLGALIGPLFGILIAGYYVAGRQRIKTDAMFTMDPTGPYWYRRGFNPNAMKALLVAGIPAVFLGVFPKLFADMGLFDISWISDYSWFIGCGLGYAAFVLFERLDPRVPTFDGESDGVSDGTLDGAAATAEAEPPAISAEIPVAAVTGTTAGPGTP from the coding sequence ATGACCTCTCTGACCCCAACATCGACCGCACCGTCGACCGGTGTCTACGACATCGTCGAAGCCGCCGGCATGCCCACGGGCGCCGGCAACATGAAGCCGCAGTACGACGAGCGCCTCGCCAACGAGGACCTCGCACCGCTGCGCAAGCAGAAGTGGAGCGCGTACAACATCTTCGCGTTCTGGATGAGCGACGTGCACTCCGTCGGCGGCTACGTCACCGCCGGCTCGCTGTTCGCCCTGGGCCTGCAGAGCTGGCAGGTGCTGATCGCGCTGCTGGTCGGCATCGTCATCGTGCAGTACTTCGCCAACCTCGTCGCCAAGCCCAGCCAGAAGACAGGTGTGCCGTATCCCGTCGTCAACCGGGCGATCTTCGGCATCCGCGGAGCCAACATCCCCGCGATCATCCGTGGACTCATCGCCATCGCCTGGTACGGCGTGCAGACGTTCCTGGCCGCAGAGTCGCTGAACATCGTGTTCCTCAAGTTCATCCCCGGCTCGGCCGCGCTGCTGGACGTGTCGTTCCTGGGGCTGTCGGCCCTCGGGTGGATCTCCTACGGCATCCTGTGGGTCGCGCAGTTCCTGCTGTTCTGGAACGGCATGGAGGTCATCCGCCGCTTCATCGACTTCGCCGGCCCCGCCGTCTACGTCGTGATGATCGCGCTCGCCGTCTACCTCGTGTCGCAGGCCGGCTGGCAGAACATCTCGTTCAATCTGTCGACCAAGCAGCTGGACTTCTGGTCGTCGATCCCGGTGATGTGCGCCGCGATCGCGCTGGTCGTGTCGTACTTCTCCGGCCCGATGCTCAACTTCGGCGACTTCGCCCGCTACGGCAAGAGCTTCGCGGCGGTCAAGCGCGGCAACTTCTGGGGTCTGCCGATCAACTTCCTCTTCTTCTCGCTGCTCACCGTGATCACGGCGTCGGCGACCGTCCCCGTCTTCGGCCAGCTCATCACCGACCCGATCAAGACAGTCGAGGCCATCGACGGCTGGTTCGCGATCCTCCTCGGCGGCCTGACCTTCGTCACCGCGACGGTGGGCATCAACATCGTCGCGAACTTCATCTCGCCGGCGTTCGATTTCTCCAACGTCGCCCCGAAGAAGATCTCGTGGCGCGCCGGCGGGATGATCGCCGCCGTCGGGTCGGTGTTCCTGACCCCCTGGAACTGGTATTCCAACGACGACGCGATCCACTACACGCTGGGCCTGCTCGGGGCGCTCATCGGTCCGCTGTTCGGCATCCTCATCGCCGGCTACTACGTCGCCGGACGCCAGCGCATCAAGACCGATGCGATGTTCACGATGGACCCGACGGGCCCCTACTGGTACCGCCGCGGCTTCAACCCGAACGCGATGAAGGCGCTGCTGGTCGCCGGCATCCCCGCCGTCTTCCTCGGTGTCTTCCCGAAGCTGTTCGCCGACATGGGACTGTTCGACATCTCGTGGATCAGCGACTACAGCTGGTTCATCGGCTGCGGCCTGGGCTACGCCGCGTTCGTGCTCTTCGAGCGCCTCGACCCGCGGGTGCCGACGTTCGACGGTGAAAGCGACGGCGTGTCGGACGGCACGCTCGACGGCGCCGCCGCGACCGCCGAGGCCGAGCCGCCCGCCATCTCGGCCGAGATCCCCGTGGCCGCCGTCACCGGCACGACGGCGGGACCCGGCACCCCGTGA
- a CDS encoding helix-turn-helix domain-containing protein, with the protein MSRAPAVDPPELDADRAESAGDGVGERLRALRVARGMSARDLARRLGISPSAVSQIERGVMQPSVSRLIAITDELDVPLTSVFDPSGSQAPTTPTSFGLRRAEHDTAIVLDDGVTFRRISPVPTPGVDYFESTYPPGATAHSDAGLFRHEGYEVGTVVSGELTVDFDDERVVLRPGDAISYPCSRPHRLHNTSSEPVVARWLVVHGAR; encoded by the coding sequence ATGAGCCGCGCCCCCGCCGTCGATCCGCCGGAGCTCGATGCCGACCGTGCCGAGAGCGCGGGTGACGGGGTCGGTGAGCGGCTGCGCGCCCTGCGGGTCGCCCGCGGCATGTCGGCGCGCGACCTCGCTCGCCGGCTCGGCATCTCGCCCAGCGCGGTGTCGCAGATCGAGCGCGGGGTGATGCAGCCGAGCGTTTCGCGCCTGATCGCCATCACCGACGAGCTCGACGTGCCGCTGACCTCGGTCTTCGACCCTTCCGGGTCGCAGGCGCCGACCACGCCGACGAGCTTCGGGCTGCGCCGCGCCGAGCACGACACGGCGATCGTGCTGGACGACGGCGTGACCTTCCGCCGCATCTCCCCCGTGCCGACGCCCGGCGTCGACTACTTCGAGTCGACCTACCCGCCCGGTGCGACCGCCCACAGCGACGCCGGACTCTTCCGCCACGAGGGCTACGAAGTCGGCACCGTCGTCTCGGGCGAGCTGACCGTCGACTTCGACGACGAGCGGGTGGTGCTGCGCCCGGGCGATGCCATCAGCTACCCCTGCTCGCGTCCGCACCGACTGCACAACACCTCCAGCGAGCCCGTCGTCGCCCGCTGGCTCGTCGTCCACGGAGCCCGCTGA
- the uraD gene encoding 2-oxo-4-hydroxy-4-carboxy-5-ureidoimidazoline decarboxylase, protein MSIDAFDALPADAAASTVGVWAAVPAWVDAVVAGRPYGTRDALIARADALARTWTRTELDTALAHHPRIGEKPRGAGAEAAASRREQASMSSAGAATTAAIADGNAAYEERFGRVFLIRAAGRTPEQMRAELDRRLGNGDETEAAEALDQLREIALLRLETTIA, encoded by the coding sequence ATGAGCATCGACGCGTTCGACGCGCTGCCCGCGGATGCCGCGGCATCCACCGTCGGCGTGTGGGCCGCCGTTCCCGCCTGGGTCGACGCCGTCGTCGCGGGGCGTCCCTACGGAACGCGCGACGCGCTGATCGCCCGGGCGGACGCGCTCGCCCGCACCTGGACGCGCACCGAGCTCGACACCGCCCTCGCCCACCACCCGCGCATCGGCGAGAAGCCGCGCGGCGCGGGAGCCGAGGCCGCCGCCTCACGCCGCGAACAGGCGTCGATGTCGTCAGCCGGTGCTGCGACGACGGCGGCGATCGCCGACGGCAACGCCGCCTACGAGGAACGCTTCGGCCGGGTCTTCCTCATCCGCGCCGCCGGGCGCACGCCCGAGCAGATGCGCGCGGAGCTCGACCGGCGGCTCGGCAACGGCGACGAGACCGAGGCCGCGGAGGCCCTCGATCAGCTGCGCGAGATCGCGCTGCTGCGACTGGAGACGACGATCGCATGA
- the uraH gene encoding hydroxyisourate hydrolase translates to MTHLTTHVLDGAAGAPASGVDVKLLDADGVAVASGRTDADGRLALGPDELSAGTYALVFATGPYFAARGSETFYPSVTVSFAVADTRHYHVPLLLSPFAYSTYRGT, encoded by the coding sequence ATGACCCACCTCACCACGCATGTGCTCGACGGCGCGGCCGGAGCCCCGGCATCCGGCGTCGACGTGAAGCTCCTCGACGCCGACGGAGTCGCCGTGGCGAGCGGGCGGACGGATGCCGATGGCCGCCTCGCCCTCGGACCCGACGAGCTGTCCGCGGGGACCTACGCGCTGGTGTTCGCGACGGGGCCGTACTTCGCGGCGCGCGGCTCCGAGACGTTCTATCCGTCGGTCACGGTGAGCTTCGCCGTCGCCGACACCCGCCACTATCACGTGCCCCTGCTGCTCAGCCCGTTCGCCTACTCGACCTACCGCGGCACCTGA
- the hpxO gene encoding FAD-dependent urate hydroxylase HpxO: MKVIVVGAGVGGTSAGIALQRLGHDVVIYDQMRENRPVGAALSLWSNGVKVLNWLGLGAEVAALGGDMADMVYLDGHTGETLCDFSLAPVTTQTGQKPYPVARADLQALLMERFGLDGIHLGKKLVGIADDGTTVTATFADGTTDSADMLIGADGARSIVRDYVQPEGAPSIEREYSGYTNVNGLVPVSASIGRPTAWTTYVADGKRAAVMPIAGDRFYFWFDIPQPSGLPYDPAAGVAPLREAFGDWAPGVQELLAAIDPATSLNRVEIWDITPFDTWTKGRVAILGDAAHNTSPDIGQGACSALEDAFALGIAFATNTLGVADTLRRYAAMRVERAGELVLRARKRAWETHAFDPAVTDAWYESLRAADGTGIIRGIVGNIEDSPVNLGGGLLAG; encoded by the coding sequence ATGAAGGTGATCGTCGTCGGAGCGGGTGTCGGGGGAACGAGCGCGGGCATCGCGCTGCAGAGGCTGGGCCACGACGTCGTCATCTACGACCAGATGCGCGAGAACCGTCCGGTGGGAGCAGCCCTGTCGCTGTGGTCGAACGGCGTGAAGGTGCTGAACTGGCTCGGACTCGGCGCCGAGGTCGCCGCTCTCGGCGGCGACATGGCCGACATGGTCTACCTCGATGGGCACACCGGCGAGACCCTGTGCGACTTCTCCCTCGCGCCGGTCACCACCCAGACGGGGCAGAAGCCGTACCCGGTCGCCCGCGCCGATCTGCAGGCGCTGCTGATGGAGCGGTTCGGCCTCGACGGCATCCACCTCGGCAAGAAGCTCGTCGGCATCGCCGACGACGGCACGACCGTGACCGCCACGTTCGCGGACGGCACGACCGACTCCGCCGACATGCTCATCGGCGCCGACGGCGCCCGCTCGATCGTGCGCGACTACGTGCAACCCGAGGGCGCGCCGTCGATCGAGCGCGAGTACTCGGGGTACACCAACGTCAACGGGCTCGTGCCGGTCTCGGCATCCATCGGACGCCCGACGGCGTGGACGACGTACGTCGCCGATGGCAAGCGCGCCGCGGTCATGCCGATCGCCGGCGACCGCTTCTACTTCTGGTTCGACATCCCCCAGCCATCGGGCCTGCCGTATGACCCCGCGGCAGGCGTCGCACCGTTGCGCGAGGCGTTCGGCGACTGGGCGCCCGGAGTGCAGGAGCTGCTCGCCGCGATCGACCCGGCCACCTCGCTCAACCGCGTGGAGATCTGGGACATCACCCCGTTCGACACCTGGACGAAGGGCCGGGTCGCGATCCTCGGGGATGCCGCGCACAACACCTCCCCCGACATCGGCCAGGGGGCGTGCTCCGCGCTCGAAGACGCCTTCGCGCTCGGCATCGCGTTCGCCACCAACACGCTGGGCGTCGCCGACACCCTCCGCCGCTACGCCGCGATGCGCGTGGAGCGGGCCGGGGAGCTCGTGCTGCGGGCGCGCAAGCGCGCTTGGGAGACACACGCCTTCGACCCGGCCGTGACCGACGCCTGGTACGAGAGCCTCCGCGCCGCCGACGGCACCGGCATCATCCGCGGCATCGTCGGCAACATCGAAGACAGTCCGGTCAACCTCGGCGGCGGGCTGCTCGCGGGCTGA